CGATCTCTCCATTAATGTCTCATTCAATCCAACCCGATCCATTATTGCGGATGTAACTCCGGAGGGGAGAGAGAGAACCAAAGGCTACACCTGGATGCAGACCGTTTCGGGTACGTTTGGCGTGCTGTCTTACTTTATCGGGGCTACATTGGGTAATATTTTTCTGATCTACTTCAGTGTTGGTTTGGTTTTCTTCTTCTCGGTGCTTCCGCCATTTTTTGTGAAGGAACCGAAATATCTGGGGCGATATGGCGAGGATGAAGAAGATATTGCTAAGGAAGCCGCAGAGGAGGAAGTACCGGGGAGTATCAATGATGCGTCTCTGGCAGAAATTTTGAAAAGTATTCGTCCGTTGTGGGGATTTTTGATTTATGGGATTTACGCCATTGTAAAGCGTTTGAGCGGATTTGAGTTTCCCGGCTACTGGTTTGAGTTCTTTGCCCTGGGTTTATCTCTTTTACTGATTGCCCAAGCACTTTTGAAAAGTGAAGAGGGAAAGAGCAAAGAAGAGGCCGGAAAAATCGGGTTTCAAAAAGTACTGGCTGCACACTCTTTCTCGTGGATCGGTGCACAGAGTATGTTTATCTACTTCTTTGCCTTTGTGGATTTCAGGATGCCGGGAATGAGTAATGAGGGCGTTGGCGATGTGGTAAACTGGAGTTTCTTCTCGCTCAATCTGGTAGCTGCTATTATCCCGGTTCTGGCATTAGAGCCGCTGGCTAACAAATTTGGCCGGGTAAAAACACATGCATACTCTCTGGTTGTAATGGCAATTGGGTATGCCTCGATTGTGTTCCTTGGTGAGTCGCCATTTGTGCTCTACATATTGATGGCAATTGTTGGAATTGGTTGGGCATCCATTATCAGTTTACCATTTGCCATTATGTCTCAGAAAATATCCCAAAACAAGATGGGTTTGTACATGGGACTGTTTAATCTTTCGGTTGTTCTGCCCCAGCTGGTATCCAGTTTTGCAGTTGGAGATCTTGTTCAAACATTTGATGACAAAACCGTGCTTTTGATGATCTGTTCGGTAACGGTTGCAATCTCTGCAATCTGCTGGTTCATGGTAAAAGAGCCAAAAGATGAATTCACCGAAAATCCGGTTCTGATGGATGAGAAAATCGATGAGAAGCTGGGTTGATGAGAGTAGAAAGTCCCCTCTTGAGAGGGGATTTAGGGGTGTGTATTGAATGAATTCAAAGAATAATTCCAGATTTTCCATAAAACAATTCATTCAAATAAATTCATATAGACGGCCTAAGATTTAAAAGCAGGGGCATGGGGGATGATGAGATCTCTCCACTCGTTTCACTCGGTCGAGACGACATTGGGTTACTTTATCACTGCGGCGTATGAGGTCTTGTGTAATGACGAATTCTGTAGTACGCCGCTACTGAATTTTTCACCCACCCCTCGCCCCCCTCTTTCCGAATAATCGGGACAGGCCAGAGTGGAGGTGTATGGTAAAATTTTCAGTTTGTTTGAAAAATGTACTCTAACTCCTTAGGAGTGAACAGCATATAGCCTCCCGATCAAAAACATCGGGACAGGCTCAGGGTTTCAACCCCGGGGATGTGAGGGTCAAAAAATGTTCCCGCCGAACAGTGGGATGGATTCGGAGACAAGGAAGGTTTGAGGAGGAAAACCTCAGATTCATTTTCAGACAAAAAAACCTCCAAGGTTTTCGAAACCTTGGAGGCATTACGACTCACCCTCTGGCTCCCTCTCTGTTCACTCCGTTCACAAAGAGGGAGGACGCGTGAAACTAAATTATGCTTTTCGAAATTCGTAAATCCTAATCATCATCTCGATTGACGAATTAAAGGTGAACCGAACTGCGATGGGCGAGGTAGACTTTGAATGATGAGATTGCTGCAATTGCAATCCGCACCCTGAAGGGGTGCAGTGTGATTAGCCCCGTACGAGCGTTAGCGAAGTGCGGGGTTGTAGAGAGCAAGGATGAATCCACGCCGAACAGAGGAATGGGTTCGTAGAAATAGAAGGTTTTGAGGCGGAAAACTCAGATTCATTTTCAAACAAAAAAACCTCCAATGTTTTCGAAACCTTGGAGGTTTGGTCTAAGGATTAAAACACTCGTGGCACAACTTAGAGGCGTGCCACGAGGAATAGAATCTACTTCTTCTTGAACTCCTGAATAAACTCACGGGTAAAATCAGAGAGCACCAGTCGCCCGCTGATTTCAGCACGCTGCTCCAAAGTGGCGTGCCAGTGTCCGGTACTCTGCCAAAGAATTTGTTTCATCTCCTTCATCGCTTCAGGGTTGCTTGAAGCCAGATCCGTGGCTAGCTGTTGAACCGATTCATCCAACTCTTCAGTCGTATCCATAACTTTATTGAATAAACCTTTCGAATGGGCCCAATCGGAGGTATACCAATTGCGTGCATCCAGGGCGAGAGAAGAAAAAGAGGCTGTGCCCAGCTTTCGGCTCACCGCAGGTCCCACGACAAACGGGCCAATTCCCAGTGCGAGTTCACTTAATTTTATGGACGCACTACGGTGTGCAATACAATAATCGGCCGCTGATGCAATCCCAATTCCGCCCCCAACGGTTTTACCTTGAACTCTTACAATGATCAGCTTGGGACAAGTTCGCATTGCGTTTAACACATGGGCAAATCCCATGAAAAATTTCTTTCCTTCATCTAAATTTTCAATAGCCAGCAGCTCATCAAAAGATGCGCCCGCACAAAAGGCACCGTCCCCATTACTGCGAATAACGATTACTTTGTTGGCATCATCAACACCTGCTTCAATGATAGTATCAGCAAGTTCTCGAAGTAATGCACCCGGAAGTGAATTACCTTTCGGATGGTGAAATTCGATGGTTCCAATATTGTCTTTGTTTGAATAGGAGATAGAGCCCTTTTCAATGTTAGTCATGATAGATTTTTTGATTCAAATGGTAGTTTTGTATAGATCCAATACAGAGAAAATAAGACTTATTCTGTAAGAGTGAACCTTTAATTTTGAAGCAGATTTTTTAAAGATTCCATATCAAATACCGGAGCTCTACAGGAAAAATTGCTGCAGACATATACGGCTGGCTTCTCCTTGATTGGGTAGGATTTGGCAAAAGGTGCGACAGCTCCAAGTTGATCTGAAGTTTCTACTGTTTTCAACAGGATTACAGAGCCCGTTCCGGCAAACTCTCGTGCGGTATTTAACAGAGAATTCGTTTTTTCATCGACCTTTTCGGCTGTGATCAGAATTTCGTTTGAAGGCTGTTGTATCACTTGATGGGCATAGATCGCAAAGGTATATCCGGCCGGTGCGTCAGAGATCTGTTCTGAAAAAGCCGTTAAAATCTGTTCGACTTGGTGTTCAAATTCCGATTGACCTGTGAGCCGGGAGAGTTTATAACCGTTGTAAACGGCAACTGAGTTGGATGACGGAATTGCTCCATCATAAATTTCTTTTTGCCGACCGAGTAGCACTTCGGCATGTTCAGCTGTGTAGAAAAATCCGCCGTGCTTTTGATCGGCAAAATGCTCAGTAAATCGTTTCTGAAGTTCAACCGCCTCTGACAGGTAACCGGGATCAAATGTGGCGTTGCAAAGTTCGGTAGCTCCCCAGATCAGAAAGGCGTAGTCATCTGCCATCCCTTCAATTTCAGCTTCGCCATCTTTGATTCGATGGAGCAGGAGTGATTGTTCTGTTTTACATAGATTGAGAAGTTGCTTGAACGCTTTCTCTGCCTTTTCAATCAATTCTGTTTCATTTAAAAGAACTCCGGATTTGGCCAGGGCCGCAATCATCAAGCCGTTCCAGTCGGTCAGGATTTTGTCATCCAATAGCGGACGGATTCTTTTTTCTCTTTGTTGATTAAGTTTCTGTCTTATTTCAGTCAGTTTACTTTCTTCTAGATCAGTTAGCAAATGCGACAGGTGTGGAATATTCTTTCCCGTTCGCTGCCGGGTC
This is a stretch of genomic DNA from Rhodohalobacter barkolensis. It encodes these proteins:
- a CDS encoding MFS transporter, whose translation is MLDIQKRLSNSFYALLALPSTAMGFALSVQIAALSWILTYQYGLEISDVGLVWATGPIAGILGQVIIGIISDNVWVWNGRRRVFIVVGGTLASLMLLALPNLGLIQAALGLEAILGIAILISMILDLSINVSFNPTRSIIADVTPEGRERTKGYTWMQTVSGTFGVLSYFIGATLGNIFLIYFSVGLVFFFSVLPPFFVKEPKYLGRYGEDEEDIAKEAAEEEVPGSINDASLAEILKSIRPLWGFLIYGIYAIVKRLSGFEFPGYWFEFFALGLSLLLIAQALLKSEEGKSKEEAGKIGFQKVLAAHSFSWIGAQSMFIYFFAFVDFRMPGMSNEGVGDVVNWSFFSLNLVAAIIPVLALEPLANKFGRVKTHAYSLVVMAIGYASIVFLGESPFVLYILMAIVGIGWASIISLPFAIMSQKISQNKMGLYMGLFNLSVVLPQLVSSFAVGDLVQTFDDKTVLLMICSVTVAISAICWFMVKEPKDEFTENPVLMDEKIDEKLG
- a CDS encoding enoyl-CoA hydratase/isomerase family protein; this encodes MTNIEKGSISYSNKDNIGTIEFHHPKGNSLPGALLRELADTIIEAGVDDANKVIVIRSNGDGAFCAGASFDELLAIENLDEGKKFFMGFAHVLNAMRTCPKLIIVRVQGKTVGGGIGIASAADYCIAHRSASIKLSELALGIGPFVVGPAVSRKLGTASFSSLALDARNWYTSDWAHSKGLFNKVMDTTEELDESVQQLATDLASSNPEAMKEMKQILWQSTGHWHATLEQRAEISGRLVLSDFTREFIQEFKKK